One window from the genome of Populus alba chromosome 15, ASM523922v2, whole genome shotgun sequence encodes:
- the LOC118057473 gene encoding protein MICRORCHIDIA 6 isoform X6, producing the protein MGFENMVMKATELDKDVGDGVQGNNCHRGQLAQHQKSVNHSRRQESKENKSSNALSSGQSNSNVLEQGRSPVDESGTYSEFIKFPAPPCRQFWKAGDYDDGLSSKLTLQHGKNYLHVHPIFLHSNATSHKWVFGAIAELVDNAVDEIQNGASFVIVDKISNPRDGSPALLIQDDGGGMDPEAIRRCMSFGFSDKKSKSAIGQYGNGFKTSTMRLGADAIIFSRHADDGVLTQSIGLLSFTFLTQTGHDRIVVPMVGLTSLLKYVDYELNTAGNLEILDRYGKEYFMSNLSLLLQWSPYSTEAELLQQFEDIGLHGTKVIVYNLWFNDDGNVELDFDTDPEVLSCGMGLQDIRINGDIKEVQTRPAWRTVNEEHISNRLRYSLRAYLSILYLRIPESFTIVLRGKFVKHHNLALDLKFQEFIVYRPQSSGCIQGELLTTIGFLKEAPQVTVHGFNIYHKNRLILPFWPIVSYGNNSRSRGVVGVLEANFVEPTHDKQDFERTSLFQKLEVRLKEMTWEYWDYHCGLIGYHVTKKLRPTEPPPDSPLGISTGSDTLNHGLSSKRKEHGDLDKLEGIKRQAGTGANAFLSGHGFETEVVSDIKNKLEDQDVVNLIQVNKNFRAKCLDYKKRTEDLDLKVTRLRSELGQVRTEYEQLMAELTS; encoded by the exons a TGGGCTTCGAAAACATGGTTATGAAAGCTACTGAATTGGATAAAGATGTTGGGGATGGAGTGCAAGGGAACAACTGCCATAGAGGCCAACTAGCTCAGCATCAGAAGTCTGTGAACCATTCCAGAAGACAAGAatctaaagaaaataaaagctcAAATGCCTTAAGTAGTGGTCAAAGTAATTCAAATGTATTAGAGCAGGGACGATCTCCAGTAGATGAAAGTGGCACTTATtctgaatttataaaatttccaGCACCACCTTGTCGTCAATTTTGGAAAGCTGGGGACTATGATGATGGGCTCAGTTCCAAGCTCACTCTTCAAC ATGGGAAAAATTATCTCCATGTCCACCCGATCTTTCTTCATTCAAATGCCACTTCACATAAGTGGGTTTTTGGTG CCATAGCAGAACTGGTCGACAATGCAGTTGATGAG ATCCAAAATGGGGCCTCTTTTGTCATTGTAGATAAAATCTCAAATCCAAGAGATGGAAGTCCTGCACTGTTAATTCAAG ATGATGGCGGTGGAATGGATCCCGAAGCAATCCGGCGATGCATGAGCTTTGGGTTTTCagataaaaaatccaaatcagCAATTGGACAAT ATGGTAATGGCTTCAAGACCAGCACTATGAGACTTGGGGCAGACGCTATTATCTTCAGCCGCCATGCAGATGATGG GGTATTGACTCAAAGCATTGGTCTCCTCTCTTTCACATTTTTGACACAAACAGGACATGACAGAATAGTAGTGCCAATGGTGGGTTTGACTTCCCTACTCAAATAT GTGGATTATGAGCTTAACACAGCTGGTAATTTGGAAATTCTAGATCGATATGGGAAAGAATACTTTATGTCTAACCTTTCCTTACTGTTGCAATGGTCTCCTTATTCAACAGAAGCAGAGCTACTGCAACAA TTTGAAGACATTGGATTGCATGGTACTAAAGTGATTGTTTATAATTTGTGGTTCAATGATGATGGAAATGTGGAGCTAGACTTTGATACAGATCCTGAG GTGCTTTCTTGTGGAATGGGGTTGCAGGATATTCGTATTAACGGGGATATAAAAGAAGTGCAGACACGCCCTGCTTGGAGGACAGTAAATGAAGAACACATTTCCAACCGACTACGATATTCTTTGAGg GCTTATTTATCCATTTTATACCTGCGAATACCTGAAAGTTTCACAATAGTATTGCGAGGTAAATTTGTCAAGCATCACAATCTTGCCCTTGATCTCAAATTTCAAGAATTTATCGTATATAGACCCCAAAGCAGTGGATGTATACAG GGTGAACTGTTAACCACCATTGGGTTTTTAAAAGAAGCTCCACAAGTTACTGTTCATGGTTTTAACATCTACCACAAGAACCGTCTTATACTA CCATTTTGGCCCATTGTGAGCTATGGAAATAACAGTAGAAGTAGAGGAGTGGTTG GTGTTCTGGAAGCAAATTTTGTTGAGCCCACTCATGACAAACAAGATTTTGAGAGAACTTCCTTGTTTCAGAAGCTTGAAGTTCGGTTGAAGGAGATGACATGGGAGTACTG GGATTATCATTGCGGTCTAATTGGTTACCACGTCACCAAAAAGCTTCGACCAACCGAGCCTCCACCAGATTCACCTCTTGGCATCTCAACAGGTAGTGACACATTGAATCATG GATTATCTTCAAAGAGGAAGGAACATGGTGATTTAGACAAACTTGAAGGCATAAAACGGCAGGCAGGGACTGGGGCCAATGCATTTTTGTCGGGGCACGGTTTTGAAACAGAG GTTGTCAGTGATATTAAAAACAAGCTGGAAGATCAGGATGTTGTAAACTTGATTCAAGTAAACAAGAATTTCCGTGCAAA ATGCTTGGACTACAAGAAGAGGACGGAAGACCTTGATTTGAAG GTTACACGGCTAAGAAGTGAACTGGGACAAGTTCGAACGGAGTATGAACAGCTTATGGCTGAATTAACATCATAA
- the LOC118057473 gene encoding protein MICRORCHIDIA 6 isoform X2, with protein MVMKATELDKDVGDGVQGNNCHRGQLAQHQKSVNHSRRQESKENKSSNALSSGQSNSNVLEQGRSPVDESGTYSEFIKFPAPPCRQFWKAGDYDDGLSSKLTLQHGKNYLHVHPIFLHSNATSHKWVFGAIAELVDNAVDEIQNGASFVIVDKISNPRDGSPALLIQDDGGGMDPEAIRRCMSFGFSDKKSKSAIGQYGNGFKTSTMRLGADAIIFSRHADDGVLTQSIGLLSFTFLTQTGHDRIVVPMVGLTSLLKYVDYELNTAGNLEILDRYGKEYFMSNLSLLLQWSPYSTEAELLQQFEDIGLHGTKVIVYNLWFNDDGNVELDFDTDPEVLSCGMGLQDIRINGDIKEVQTRPAWRTVNEEHISNRLRYSLRAYLSILYLRIPESFTIVLRGKFVKHHNLALDLKFQEFIVYRPQSSGCIQGELLTTIGFLKEAPQVTVHGFNIYHKNRLILPFWPIVSYGNNSRSRGVVGVLEANFVEPTHDKQDFERTSLFQKLEVRLKEMTWEYWDYHCGLIGYHVTKKLRPTEPPPDSPLGISTGSDTLNHGMPNVAKTNLALNQKYPYLVSAKAASAAGLSSKRKEHGDLDKLEGIKRQAGTGANAFLSGHGFETEVVSDIKNKLEDQDVVNLIQVNKNFRAKCLDYKKRTEDLDLKVTRLRSELGQVRTEYEQLMAELTS; from the exons ATGGTTATGAAAGCTACTGAATTGGATAAAGATGTTGGGGATGGAGTGCAAGGGAACAACTGCCATAGAGGCCAACTAGCTCAGCATCAGAAGTCTGTGAACCATTCCAGAAGACAAGAatctaaagaaaataaaagctcAAATGCCTTAAGTAGTGGTCAAAGTAATTCAAATGTATTAGAGCAGGGACGATCTCCAGTAGATGAAAGTGGCACTTATtctgaatttataaaatttccaGCACCACCTTGTCGTCAATTTTGGAAAGCTGGGGACTATGATGATGGGCTCAGTTCCAAGCTCACTCTTCAAC ATGGGAAAAATTATCTCCATGTCCACCCGATCTTTCTTCATTCAAATGCCACTTCACATAAGTGGGTTTTTGGTG CCATAGCAGAACTGGTCGACAATGCAGTTGATGAG ATCCAAAATGGGGCCTCTTTTGTCATTGTAGATAAAATCTCAAATCCAAGAGATGGAAGTCCTGCACTGTTAATTCAAG ATGATGGCGGTGGAATGGATCCCGAAGCAATCCGGCGATGCATGAGCTTTGGGTTTTCagataaaaaatccaaatcagCAATTGGACAAT ATGGTAATGGCTTCAAGACCAGCACTATGAGACTTGGGGCAGACGCTATTATCTTCAGCCGCCATGCAGATGATGG GGTATTGACTCAAAGCATTGGTCTCCTCTCTTTCACATTTTTGACACAAACAGGACATGACAGAATAGTAGTGCCAATGGTGGGTTTGACTTCCCTACTCAAATAT GTGGATTATGAGCTTAACACAGCTGGTAATTTGGAAATTCTAGATCGATATGGGAAAGAATACTTTATGTCTAACCTTTCCTTACTGTTGCAATGGTCTCCTTATTCAACAGAAGCAGAGCTACTGCAACAA TTTGAAGACATTGGATTGCATGGTACTAAAGTGATTGTTTATAATTTGTGGTTCAATGATGATGGAAATGTGGAGCTAGACTTTGATACAGATCCTGAG GTGCTTTCTTGTGGAATGGGGTTGCAGGATATTCGTATTAACGGGGATATAAAAGAAGTGCAGACACGCCCTGCTTGGAGGACAGTAAATGAAGAACACATTTCCAACCGACTACGATATTCTTTGAGg GCTTATTTATCCATTTTATACCTGCGAATACCTGAAAGTTTCACAATAGTATTGCGAGGTAAATTTGTCAAGCATCACAATCTTGCCCTTGATCTCAAATTTCAAGAATTTATCGTATATAGACCCCAAAGCAGTGGATGTATACAG GGTGAACTGTTAACCACCATTGGGTTTTTAAAAGAAGCTCCACAAGTTACTGTTCATGGTTTTAACATCTACCACAAGAACCGTCTTATACTA CCATTTTGGCCCATTGTGAGCTATGGAAATAACAGTAGAAGTAGAGGAGTGGTTG GTGTTCTGGAAGCAAATTTTGTTGAGCCCACTCATGACAAACAAGATTTTGAGAGAACTTCCTTGTTTCAGAAGCTTGAAGTTCGGTTGAAGGAGATGACATGGGAGTACTG GGATTATCATTGCGGTCTAATTGGTTACCACGTCACCAAAAAGCTTCGACCAACCGAGCCTCCACCAGATTCACCTCTTGGCATCTCAACAGGTAGTGACACATTGAATCATGGTATGCCAAATGTTGCTAAAACAAATCTCGCATTGAATCAAAAGTACCCCTATCTTGTTAGTGCAAAAGCAGCATCTGCTGCAG GATTATCTTCAAAGAGGAAGGAACATGGTGATTTAGACAAACTTGAAGGCATAAAACGGCAGGCAGGGACTGGGGCCAATGCATTTTTGTCGGGGCACGGTTTTGAAACAGAG GTTGTCAGTGATATTAAAAACAAGCTGGAAGATCAGGATGTTGTAAACTTGATTCAAGTAAACAAGAATTTCCGTGCAAA ATGCTTGGACTACAAGAAGAGGACGGAAGACCTTGATTTGAAG GTTACACGGCTAAGAAGTGAACTGGGACAAGTTCGAACGGAGTATGAACAGCTTATGGCTGAATTAACATCATAA